In the genome of Streptomyces sp. NBC_00433, the window TCGCGGGCGAGTGCAGAGGCGGTGTTCCCTGTCAAGTTCTTGTGTTCAACTCTGCAGGATGCAGCTGGTGAGTCGCGCACTGCCCAACGGAGGTGGTGCGTGTGTGCCAGCCAAGGGTGACTCCTGAACCGAGGAAGGTTCGGGGAGGCCAAGATCGGATAGCCCCCTGCCAATGCCGTGGTGCTCTGGACCACGCGGTACATCGACGCCGCCGTCGCCCAGCTCTGTGCCGAGGGCGACGAGATCCCGGGCGAGGACGTGGCCCGGCTCTCCCCGCTCAAGCACAAGAATTTGAACGTCCTGGGCCGCTACAGCTTCACCGCC includes:
- a CDS encoding transposase gives rise to the protein MLWTTRYIDAAVAQLCAEGDEIPGEDVARLSPLKHKNLNVLGRYSFTASTPAGGGLRPLRDPDAAGLDEDDEDDEE